The Aeromonas jandaei genomic interval GAAACCGGCAACGCCCTATGAGTTGGGGGGGCTATCCTGCCTGCCCATGGGGAGCAATCCGGCCTGGGAGCAGTGGCACTTCAGCCGCAAGGGCGAAGAGACCCACATTCTGGTGCAGGGCAGGGTGCGGGCCAATCAATACAGCACCGTCATTGAGCTGGCCCGGGCAGGCATGGGCTATGCCAAATGCCCGCTGGTGGCGGTGGATGCCCTGCTGGCGGCGGGAGAGCTGGTGACCGTGCTCGATGACTGGCAGAGCGGTCTGCACCAGCTTCATGTGTTGCATGCCCAGCAGCGGCGGGTGCCACGCAAGATCCGCTTGTTCAAGCAGGTGCTGGCCCAGTGGTTTGCCGATCATCCCCGTTATCTGCTGTAAGAGGAGGTATCGCTCCGGCTGCGCTGATGGGGCCCGGCTTCGTTATTTTTCTGTCATCTTCGGCTGCTACCCTGCGCCCATTGTCGGCATCAGGAAGCGAGAAGCGATGAACAAGCATTGGAGATGGGCGGGATTGGCGCTGCTGTGCGGCATCGCCAGCGTGCAGGCGGCGGTCGAGGTGAGCGTGCCGGAGAATTTCCGCATCCTCGCGGTGAGTAGTGGCACGCTGCAGGATGAGCAGCACGCCACCCTGAGCGATGGGGAGCAGCAACTGCTGGTGCGTTTCGAGGGGGTCATCCCCAGCCGCAGCAGCAGCGAGAATGATCGGCAGGTTCGCTCCGAGCCGCAGGTGGTGCGCTATCAGGCGAGCAACCAGCGGTTGCAACTGGTGGCGAGCGTACCGGCCGATGAGCAGGGGATGCAGGCCTATGCCAAATCGCCCGCAGTGGCGTTGCAGGAGAGTGGCCGGGGACTTGCCATCCAGCAGGATGCACTGGTGACCAGCGGCATGCTGCTTGGGGTGGATTGGAACGGGAAACTGGCTGAATACAACCGCAGTGGTGGCAAGGCGGCCCTGACGGCGGGAGTGGTTGCGGCTCCGTCAATCAATGCAGTTTCTGGCGGCTCTCAACCTGTTGTGGCAGCCGGCGAGCTGGAAGGGCAATTGCAGCAGCTGTTCCTCAAGGCAGACCCGGCCCTTCGCAAGCGCTTTATCAGTTGGGCCGTGCCGCAGCTTTAAGTTTGCCGCCCGTTGCAGTAACGTGGGCATCCCTGTCGGATGCCCTCTT includes:
- a CDS encoding DUF2057 domain-containing protein: MNKHWRWAGLALLCGIASVQAAVEVSVPENFRILAVSSGTLQDEQHATLSDGEQQLLVRFEGVIPSRSSSENDRQVRSEPQVVRYQASNQRLQLVASVPADEQGMQAYAKSPAVALQESGRGLAIQQDALVTSGMLLGVDWNGKLAEYNRSGGKAALTAGVVAAPSINAVSGGSQPVVAAGELEGQLQQLFLKADPALRKRFISWAVPQL